GACGGAGTTagaatacagacacacagtgaaTTACTCTGTTAAATTCAGCGTGCCAAACTGCAAAGTACCGGCAAAGACATCTTTGTTCTCCAAGAAAGTCTTGCTGTTTGCCACAACAACAAATGCTGATCCGCTGTCTTTGTGTGCACCGTCAAAGTTCAGGACTGAAGAATCCTAAAGACAAAAGTAGAAACAGTTGCACAACTTCATTTCCTGCTCTGCCATCTACATTATAAGGTGAAGAAATGGTGATAGCCGTGAAAACAACTGTACATGGAGCGTATTCTTGGTTCCACCTCCTGCGTTTGCTGTAAACGTTCTGACATCTTTGCTGTTGGGGTGATACTCAATGTTTTCCATTTCACCTGACGAGACAAAGAGCATGAAATATAATGTGTTTGGTTttggaaataaataatgatatgGCCAACAGATACAACGTTAAGTAGATTATAACTATTTTATAGTCATTGTGTGTGGTACGCAGCATTACCTTGTTGTGACCAATCCCCAGAGCCAGAACTGTCAAGGTCATATCCTGATCCCTCCAAATCTCCAGGAAGGACAGGAAACTAATTACATGGAAAAAAAGGGATGAGGATATTTAAAGATGCAGACCACCACAATATTGTTTCCTGTCTTATTATCagactaactgtatattgactcttcactacatctcagcagtgttacagactgtctattcatgtatattgtgttgtTATTACCTTATCACTTTTGCATATCCTCTGACTTCCTTACGCCTCCATTCGCGCCGGTTTTGTAATGCCTACCTAATCTGCACtttatatagcctactgtatattgtattttgttttcttgtattttattgtatgtgaaactgtatgttgtcttgcacgcttatgcttttcttggccaggccatcgttgcaaatgagaacctgttctcaacggcctacctggttaaataaaggttaaataaaaatagaataaaaaagacataTGAACACAGACAAGAGGTGAAGGAAGCCTATATAATGTACTTTCCTTAAGAGGACAATACAGACATGAATCATGTCTCGGATACAAAGTCCCATTCAAGTATCACAATCTCAAAAGCACACTGTGGCTGACAAACCCATAGTGATGCAATCGTTATCACCAATAAAAGTGTAATGAGTAGAGACTATAGCTCGAATTAAAAGGTAAAGTCACTCCACCTATTTGGAAAAGCAATAAAGGCAACAGAACACAGAATCTTTTGTTTGGACTCAACACTTTTTTTAGTGATTCAGTTAATGTAGTAGCTCAACGtgaaacttaaaaaaagcaattacaaacatttctttttaagtaAACGATCCATTGAAATACTACTTTCTTAAACAGGgggcatttattttgaaaactgtgCTGGATATTCATTAGCTAGACTAATTGATGGCCTGTATCCATTGTAACCAATATACCATATTAAAGCATGCTATtcttaatgaaataaaaactataaattTTATTCACCTTTATACACAGGGAGTGAATAAAATCGATCTATACTCCAAAAATTGGGTAGaggaataaaataatatttgttttggaaaatgaaaaagataTACTGGGAAAAACCCtagcagaaaataaaatgtgtcttaGGTACTTCATtctgtctgtgttgcccagctgGAGACATTTCTCAAGCAGGACTAATGCTTAAAGGGATGCAGTTAACATTGTGTTTAACTTGAAATTGATccatggtttgtttgttttgtccagtgTTTGCATGGGTTTCTTCCCACAGTCTACAGACATGAATGCGAGATGAACTTTTCCTTAGGTGtgaatgttttctgtctg
The Sander vitreus isolate 19-12246 chromosome 18, sanVit1, whole genome shotgun sequence genome window above contains:
- the LOC144533052 gene encoding syndecan-3-like; the protein is MGISVSFLFLALGLIHPINMSFPVLPGDLEGSGYDLDSSGSGDWSQQGEMENIEYHPNSKDVRTFTANAGGGTKNTLHDSSVLNFDGAHKDSGSAFVVVANSKTFLENKDVFAAVIAGGVTGVALAAALAALLIYTWHKKDNGGYILGQQRASDEDYHRPDRE